Proteins from one Fragaria vesca subsp. vesca linkage group LG6, FraVesHawaii_1.0, whole genome shotgun sequence genomic window:
- the LOC101310916 gene encoding protein N-terminal glutamine amidohydrolase-like isoform 1 — translation MTTSKLEASTSSGSSTVDVSQFQHTPFYCEENVYLLCKELGTKGIADAKGSDLFVVFISNEKKQIPLWHQKASNRADGVVLWDYHVICIQRKVGGGDSPLQHLVWDLDSTLSFPCALASYVAETIRPTFQTFPEFQRYFRIAHAPIFLQSFASDRRHMKDPLGEWLHQPPVYEPIVSEGKCQVCIELFKSLVLVLNPEQSEYFDLRVPHLTVLFHSTFEQSRGQRSFSPSS, via the exons ATGACGACCTCAAAATTGGAAGCGAGCACGAGCAGTGGCTCTAGCACTGTGGACGTTTCGCAGTTCCAGCACACCCCTTTTTACTG CGAAGAGAATGTGTACTTGCTTTGCAAGGAACTGGGCACAAAGGGAATCGCGGATGCAAAAGGCTCTGATCTTTTTGTGGTTTTCATTTCTAATGAAAAGAAACAG ATTCCGTTGTGGCATCAAAAGGCGAGCAACCGAGCAGATGGAGTTGTTCTCTGGGACTATCATGTCATCTGCATACAGAGAAAAGTTGGCGGAGGTGACTCACCCTTGCAGCATTTAGTGTGGGATTTGGATTCGACTCTTTCATTTCCTTGTGCTTTAGCAAGTTATGTCGCCGAAACCATCCGCCCCACATTTCAGACCTTCCCCGAATTCCAGAG GTATTTCCGGATCGCGCATGCCCCAATATTCCTCCAGTCCTTTGCATCTGATAGGAGGCACATGAAGGATCCTCTTGGAGAATGGCTTCATCAACCTCCTGTGTATGAGCCGATTGTTTCCGAAGGTAAATGCCAAGTTTGTATTGAACTTTTTAAAAGTCTGGTACTGGTTTTAAATCCGGAACAATCAGAATACTTTGATTTGCGAGTGCCACATCTAACCGTTTTATTCCATTCCACATTTGAGCAAAGCAGAGGGCAAAGGTCTTTTTCTCCTTCATCTTGA